One part of the Syngnathus acus chromosome 17, fSynAcu1.2, whole genome shotgun sequence genome encodes these proteins:
- the dusp12 gene encoding dual specificity protein phosphatase 12 isoform X1, translating to MLLVDPGVFIGTAADLNNSQGLEEAAITHIVSADSVDPGPLLPVDSNYRKKWINVLDEVTADLLSHMDDCYLFIQEAMDGGGAALVHCQAGRSRSATIVTAYLMKRHKLDFAEAYQRLKSVKQDVQVNSGFEEQLRLYEALQCQVDTTNPLYKQYRLTKITEKYPELQQVPREVFAADPAQSNSSEASYRCRKCRRTLFRSSSLLSHPVGEGASAFGYKKSSNLTEGIRCTSYFIEPVQWMEQALLGVMDGQLLCPKCHSKLGSFSWCGHQCSCGRWITPSFQLHQNRVDESRPIHIHR from the exons ATGCTCCTGGTGGATCCTGGTGTGTTTATTGGAACGGCGGCTGACCTTAATAACAGTCAGGGTTTGGAAGAAGCCGCAATCACTCACATCGTGTCTGCGGACTCTGTGGACCCGGGACCTCTACTGCCTGTGGATTCTAACTATCGCAAGAAATGGATCAATGTCCTGGATGAGGTGACGGCGGACCTCTTGAGCCATATGGACGATTGCTACCTATTTATTCAGGAGGCCATGGATGGAGGTGGGGCGGCGCTTGTCCACTG TCAGGCTGGGCGAAGTCGCAGCGCCACCATCGTGACTGCTTACCTTATGAAGAGACACAAGCTGGACTTCGCTGAGGCTTATCAGAGACTGAAGAGTGTCAAGCAGGATGTACA GGTTAACAGTGGTTTTGAGGAGCAGTTGCGTCTATATGAGGCCTTGCAGTGTCAAGTGGACACCACCAATCCGCTTTATAAACAATACAGATTGACAAAGATTACTGAGAAATACCCTG AGTTGCAGCAGGTTCCCAGGGAAGTGTTTGCAGCTGACCCTGCCCAGTCCAATTCATCTGAAGCCTCCTATCGTTGCAGGAAGTGCAG AAGAACTCTCTTTCGCAGCTCTAGTCTCCTCAGTCACCCAGTGGGAGAAGGAGCATCAGCTTTCGGCTATAAGAAGTCCTCTAACCTGACAG AAGGAATCCGATGTACATCTTATTTCATTGAACCAGTGCAGTGGATGGAACAAGCTTTACTTGGTGTGATGGATGGACAG CTTCTGTGTCCCAAGTGTCATTCCAAACTGGGCTCGTTCAGCTGGTGCGGACATCAGTGTTCGTGCGGCCGCTGGATCACGCCTTCCTTTCAGCTGCATCAAAACCGAGTGGACGAGAGCCGACCCATTCACATACACAGATGA
- the dusp12 gene encoding dual specificity protein phosphatase 12 isoform X2, with product MLLVDPGVFIGTAADLNNSQGLEEAAITHIVSADSVDPGPLLPVDSNYRKKWINVLDEVTADLLSHMDDCYLFIQEAMDGGGAALVHCQAGRSRSATIVTAYLMKRHKLDFAEAYQRLKSVKQDVQVNSGFEEQLRLYEALQCQVDTTNPLYKQYRLTKITEKYPELQQVPREVFAADPAQSNSSEASYRCRKCRRTLFRSSSLLSHPVGEGASAFGYKKSSNLTGIRCTSYFIEPVQWMEQALLGVMDGQLLCPKCHSKLGSFSWCGHQCSCGRWITPSFQLHQNRVDESRPIHIHR from the exons ATGCTCCTGGTGGATCCTGGTGTGTTTATTGGAACGGCGGCTGACCTTAATAACAGTCAGGGTTTGGAAGAAGCCGCAATCACTCACATCGTGTCTGCGGACTCTGTGGACCCGGGACCTCTACTGCCTGTGGATTCTAACTATCGCAAGAAATGGATCAATGTCCTGGATGAGGTGACGGCGGACCTCTTGAGCCATATGGACGATTGCTACCTATTTATTCAGGAGGCCATGGATGGAGGTGGGGCGGCGCTTGTCCACTG TCAGGCTGGGCGAAGTCGCAGCGCCACCATCGTGACTGCTTACCTTATGAAGAGACACAAGCTGGACTTCGCTGAGGCTTATCAGAGACTGAAGAGTGTCAAGCAGGATGTACA GGTTAACAGTGGTTTTGAGGAGCAGTTGCGTCTATATGAGGCCTTGCAGTGTCAAGTGGACACCACCAATCCGCTTTATAAACAATACAGATTGACAAAGATTACTGAGAAATACCCTG AGTTGCAGCAGGTTCCCAGGGAAGTGTTTGCAGCTGACCCTGCCCAGTCCAATTCATCTGAAGCCTCCTATCGTTGCAGGAAGTGCAG AAGAACTCTCTTTCGCAGCTCTAGTCTCCTCAGTCACCCAGTGGGAGAAGGAGCATCAGCTTTCGGCTATAAGAAGTCCTCTAACCTGACAG GAATCCGATGTACATCTTATTTCATTGAACCAGTGCAGTGGATGGAACAAGCTTTACTTGGTGTGATGGATGGACAG CTTCTGTGTCCCAAGTGTCATTCCAAACTGGGCTCGTTCAGCTGGTGCGGACATCAGTGTTCGTGCGGCCGCTGGATCACGCCTTCCTTTCAGCTGCATCAAAACCGAGTGGACGAGAGCCGACCCATTCACATACACAGATGA